The Acidobacteriota bacterium genome includes a window with the following:
- a CDS encoding DUF502 domain-containing protein, with protein MDDNEKIQESGFFGRLSDLARRSENRQSVGRWIRTRLLVGFMVAFPLVVTIFFARFIFGLMDKWFRPISERFIGEPLVGVGLVVSLLLLFLLGVVSTNVLGGRLLSYFERKISDLPLLSPIYQGARQITEAIQIHETAEFRRVVLLPFPNQNVRSLGFVTRDFQTPTAFGDEPTALVFVPTTPNPTSGYLVTVKQTDLTALDMSVEEGVKLVISGGLLTPTRLLAADQVKPWIGTGDA; from the coding sequence ATGGACGACAACGAGAAGATCCAGGAGAGTGGCTTTTTCGGGCGCCTGAGCGACCTCGCTCGGCGCAGCGAAAACAGGCAGAGCGTCGGCCGCTGGATTCGCACGCGGCTGCTGGTCGGATTCATGGTCGCGTTTCCCCTGGTGGTGACAATCTTCTTCGCCCGTTTCATCTTCGGCCTGATGGACAAGTGGTTCCGGCCGATCTCCGAACGGTTCATTGGTGAACCGCTGGTCGGGGTGGGCCTGGTGGTTTCGCTCCTTTTGCTCTTCCTGCTCGGGGTGGTGTCGACCAACGTGCTTGGCGGCCGCCTTCTCTCGTACTTCGAACGGAAGATCAGCGACCTGCCGCTGCTGAGCCCGATCTATCAGGGCGCACGGCAGATCACCGAGGCGATCCAGATCCATGAAACCGCGGAGTTCCGCCGGGTGGTCCTACTGCCCTTTCCCAACCAGAACGTCCGATCGCTGGGATTCGTCACCCGCGACTTCCAGACGCCGACCGCGTTCGGCGACGAACCGACCGCGCTGGTCTTCGTGCCGACGACTCCGAACCCGACGTCCGGTTACCTGGTAACGGTCAAACAAACGGACCTCACCGCCCTCGACATGAGTGTCGAGGAGGGGGTCAAGCTGGTGATCTCGGGCGGGCTGCTGACTCCAACGCGATTGCTCGCGGCCGACCAGGTGAAGCCCTGGATCGGAACTGGTGATGCCTGA